TTTGGAAGTCATCTTTACCCCACCTAATAGCTGCCATCAAGGCAAGTTTATACCCGATAATGCCCAGCCCGGTAATCTGACCTACCACAGCATCACTAATTACAGATTGGTGCCGGAAGCCCTCCCGGGCATAAATATTGGACAAGTGAACCTCAATAGTCGGTATAGAAATCGCCTTAATGGCATCGCGGAGCGCCAAGCTATAATGGGCCAAGGCTCCGGGATTAATAATAACCCAATCAAACCTGCCTTGAGCCTGGTGCAGTGTGTCAATTATGTCTCCTTCATGATTAGACTGAACAAACTCAACCTCAACCCCCTCGGCAGCGGCCAACTGAGCAAGGCTCCTGTTAATCTCCTCCAGGCTGGTTGATCCATAGATGTCCGGTTCTCTGTGGCCAAGAAGGTTGAGATTTGGTCCGTTAACAATTAAGATACGC
This window of the Clostridia bacterium genome carries:
- the aroQ gene encoding type II 3-dehydroquinate dehydratase, whose amino-acid sequence is MRILIVNGPNLNLLGHREPDIYGSTSLEEINRSLAQLAAAEGVEVEFVQSNHEGDIIDTLHQAQGRFDWVIINPGALAHYSLALRDAIKAISIPTIEVHLSNIYAREGFRHQSVISDAVVGQITGLGIIGYKLALMAAIRWGKDDFQS